From the genome of Coffea eugenioides isolate CCC68of unplaced genomic scaffold, Ceug_1.0 ScVebR1_1424;HRSCAF=2271, whole genome shotgun sequence, one region includes:
- the LOC113755333 gene encoding putative late blight resistance protein homolog R1B-14 — protein sequence MEVLAKHMVSVVQDVSRSFEPWPIPRWKQVEDVSTRNEKLVSSNLKTLKGLKKHIARIVTLYISCPYVMHSTRYGDEHLKRYFNSLLQNLKDISIISKSQRIISQWEKLAVVEERLKYLKTFLCLIFVPFKPGNFVAIAEELAVEISYTLFLCFVDDEFVAHEHTMDYILPDLLRKFNSLLLQLKEVSGGGSSAIRLADDHVLGFVDFLISKLVLLSTKSRFTDEVKVQLQTLADELRFIRSSLMDMLLQNPIQGLESLNISIATLIVDTGFFVYFCPDKTEDEELIMTNYWSLGLHDSLETVQNVQQQAADLFKKYLPLSLQSNCPSSNELEFVDFLINKLKEVMLSGEASIYPLKHQMEMVNEEMVTLRNCLSGVAGLMGNSQIGFLLTRFKHAAYQAKYVLNSLMAGEGSLWLHKLGSFVITNDIKILQKEVKTTWKMNLDSGVHSVSKASTHASTQIHQPPSINVPGCSKDGMQIKIEEDANKLVGRKDAVAEIVGLLTEGSSHLKILSIVGMPGLGKTTLANAVCKHPFVDTCFEVRAWGSLSQVYQKETLLSSIVDQVHANPSHDISGEDVGQMLYQSLKRRRYLIVLDNIWDIETWSGLCSIFPDDKNGSRILFTTRSHGVAAQANSFPYALRLLSSEESCELLWLKLFNGETCPRELSSISKRIACSCKGLPLAVVLIAGALNRTKKEKKSWEKVARTFIRSRSIQEQIWDILDGSYKLLPDHLKPCFWYLGTFPRGTTISVSKLIRLWISEGFIHQPNSGQKSLIQEAESYLNDLIDRSLVLVTRKSSKGGVKECRVHDVLREFCSAILKQERYEMQEHIFPGGISVLYGDFRRPEQNLLSIFPTTKEPQISSLMYYDMTDIEKESGDREDLPKQKELRDLPPRIGDTSLRKRVIFTDLSPIGRVYLTEQVPATGGGITRQGRLHYGSVHKYKYLRVLDLANVLFRNSADTSDLVKIAELVYLRYLAIKIRTNRIPSEIGNLRNLETFHLSGAIGRVTLPEAVWKLVCLRDVIMDHCFFSFQHCSQEFFEDSTQLDNLKSLSTIYIWHGNVEKLARMLPSVQKLGCIFSNSWQECCEASNPFKILECLRELQSLKMSFHVRAPYPFKFTFPSNLKKLTISNARLPWDEISVIGQLPNLEVLKLLSKAFEGQQWDMREGEFQKLKFLKLDSLDIVQWSASGEHLPCLEQLVVLSCQQLEEIPSCFGEISTLQLIELKWCSASAKDSVKQILDDQRDYGNHQLNVTVVGSQCGIP from the coding sequence ATGGAGGTGCTGGCGAAGCATATGGTCAGTGTGGTCCAAGACGTGAGTCGCTCCTTTGAGCCCTGGCCAATACCACGATGGAAGCAAGTGGAGGATGTATCAACCAGAAATGAGAAACTTGTTTCTTCCAATTTGAAAACTTTGAAGGGTTTGAAGAAACATATTGCCCGCATTGTCACACTGTACATCTCTTGTCCATATGTTATGCACAGTACGAGGTACGGAGATGAACATCTGAAACGTTACTTCAATTCTCTCTTACAGAATCTGAAGGATATCAGTATCATCAGTAAATCCCAAAGAATTATCAGCCAGTGGGAAAAACTTGCAGTAGTCGAAGAGAGGCtaaaatatttgaaaacttTTCTCTGCCTTATTTTTGTGCCGTTTAAGCCGGGAAATTTCGTGGCTATTGCTGAGGAGCTTGCTGTGGAAATCTCATATACACTTTTCCTCTGTTTTGTGGATGATGAGTTCGTCGCCCATGAGCATACGATGGATTATATTCTTCCTGATTTGCTAAGAAAGTTTAATTCTCTTCTTCTACAGCTGAAGGAGGTTTCTGGTGGAGGATCTAGTGCAATAAGACTAGCAGATGATCATGTTCTGGGATTCGTTGACTTTCTCATTTCTAAACTAGTGCTTCTGTCAACCAAGTCTAGGTTCACGGATGAGGTAAAAGTTCAACTTCAGACCCTGGCTGACGAGCTAAGGTTTATTAGGAGCAGTCTCATGGATATGCTATTGCAGAATCCCATTCAAGGATTAGAATCTCTTAATATCTCGATAGCAACTTTGATCGTGGACACTGGATTCTTTGTCTACTTTTGTCCTGATAAAACGGAGGATGAAGAATTAATAATGACCAATTATTGGAGTCTCGGCCTTCATGATTCGCTTGAAACTGTTCAAAATGTCCAGCAACAAGCAGCTGATTTGTTTAAGAAATACTTGCCTCTGTCATTGCAATCTAATTGCCCCAGCAGCAACgaattggaattcgttgatttcctcataaacaaactaaaagagGTAATGCTTTCTGGGGAAGCTTCCATTTATCCATTGAAGCATCAAATGGAAATGGTGAATGAGGAAATGGTAACCTTGAGAAATTGCTTGAGTGGAGTTGCAGGGCTGATGGGGAACTCACAAATAGGATTTCTCTTGACACGGTTTAAGCATGCAGCCTACCAAGCCAAATACGTCCTCAATTCATTGATGGCCGGTGAAGGATCGCTCTGGCTTCATAAGTTGGGCAGCTTTGTCATCACCAACGATATCAAGATACTACAGAAAGAGGTGAAAACCACTTGGAAGATGAATTTGGACAGTGGCGTCCATAGCGTTTCCAAGGCTTCTACTCATGCTTCAACACAAATTCATCAACCCCCATCTATTAATGTACCTGGCTGTTCCAAGGATGGGATGCAAATCAAAATAGAGGAAGATGCTAATAAACTTGTGGGCAGGAAAGATGCAGTAGCAGAAATAGTTGGGCTACTTACTGAAGGATCAAGCCACCTAAAGATTCTCTCTATTGTGGGCATGCCAGGACTAGGTAAGACTACTTTGGCCAATGCTGTGTGTAAGCATCCTTTTGTTGATACGTGCTTTGAGGTTCGTGCATGGGGTAGCTTATCCCAAGTTTACCAGAAAGAGACCTTGCTGTCCAGTATAGTAGATCAAGTGCATGCCAATCCAAGCCACGACATCAGTGGAGAAGATGTTGGTCAAATGCTTTACCAAAGTTTAAAGCGTAGAAGGTACCTGATTGTGTTAGATAATATATGGGATATAGAGACCTGGAGTGGTTTATGTTCAATTTTCCCTGATGACAAGAATGGGAGTAGAATTTTATTTACTACTCGAAGCCATGGTGTTGCAGCACAAGCCAATAGTTTTCCTTATGCTCTTCGTCTACTCTCCAGTGAAGAGAGCTGTGAATTGCTATGGCTAAAGCTGTTTAATGGAGAAACTTGTCCTCGGGAATTGTCAAGTATCTCAAAGCGCATTGCCTGCAGTTGTAAAGGGCTACCACTTGCAGTGGTTCTGATAGCGGGAGCTCTGAACAggacaaagaaagaaaaaaaatcttgggAAAAGGTTGCTAGAACCTTCATCAGGTCGCGAAGCATACAGGAACAAATCTGGGACATCTTAGACGGAAGCTACAAGCTTTTACCAGATCACTTGAAACCATGTTTCTGGTATTTGGGAACATTTCCACGGGGCACAACAATTTCTGTATCCAAACTGATAAGGTTGTGGATTTCTGAAGGATTTATACATCAGCCAAATTCGGGCCAGAAGAGCTTAATTCAGGAGGCAGAGAGTTACTTGAATGATCTAATTGATAGAAGCCTCGTACTGGTTACCAGAAAAAGTTCCAAAGGAGGAGTCAAAGAATGTCGTGTTCATGATGTACTACGAGAATTTTGCTCAGCAATACTCAAGCAAGAAAGATATGAAATGCAAGAACACATATTTCCCGGTGGAATTTCAGTTCTTTATGGTGATTTTAGAAGGCCTGAGCAGAATCTTCTAAGCATTTTTCCTACAACCAAGGAGCCACAGATCAGTTCTTTGATGTATTATGATATGACCGATATAGAAAAAGAATCCGGAGATAGAGAGGATCTGCCTAAACAGAAGGAGTTGAGGGATTTGCCTCCTCGAATTGGAGATACTAGTCTCCGTAAACGGGTGATATTCACCGATTTGAGTCCCATTGGTAGAGTTTATCTCACAGAACAGGTGCCAGCGACAGGGGGTGGAATTACCCGACAGGGACGATTACATTATGGTTCTGTTCACAAGTATAAATACCTCAGGGTCTTGGATTTGGCAAATGTCCTATTCCGAAATAGTGCCGACACTTCTGATCTTGTCAAGATAGCTGAGCTGGTTTATCTGAGATATTTAGCTATTAAAATTCGCACAAATAGAATCCCCTCAGAAATAGGCAATCTCCGAAACTTAGAAACTTTTCATCTCAGTGGAGCAATTGGTAGAGTCACGTTACCAGAGGCTGTTTGGAAACTGGTATGCTTGCGGGATGTTATAATGGATCATTGTTTCTTCAGTTTCCAACACTGCAGTCAAGAATTTTTTGAGGATTCTACCCAGTTGGATAACTTAAAATCACTGTCCACGATTTATATATGGCATGGAAATGTTGAGAAGTTGGCGAGGATGCTACCCAGTGTTCAGAAGCTAGGATGTATATTTTCGAATTCTTGGCAAGAATGTTGTGAAGCCAGCAATCCCTTTAAAATATTGGAGTGCTTGCGTGAGCTTCAATCACTCAAGATGTCCTTCCATGTTAGGGCGCCATATCCTTTTAAGTTTACGTTCCCTTCAAATCTGAAAAAGTTGACAATATCAAATGCTCGCCTACCATGGGATGAAATTTCAGTCATTGGTCAGCTACCCAACCTTGAGGTTCTGAAATTACTCAGCAAGGCATTTGAGGGCCAGCAATGGGACATGAGAGAAGGTGAATTCCAGAAACTGAAGTTCTTGAAACTGGACTCTCTGGATATTGTACAATGGAGTGCCTCTGGCGAGCACCTGCCCTGCCTTGAGCAACTTGTGGTGCTAAGCTGTCAGCAACTCGAGGAGATCCCTTCTTGTTTTGGAGAAATTTCAACTCTACAGTTGATTGAGTTGAAATGGTGCAGCGCTTCAGCCAAGGATTCTGTCAAGCAAATTCTAGATGACCAGCGTGATTATGGCAATCATCAGCTCAATGTCACCGTTGTCGGTTCCCAATGTGGTATACCATAA